TGATTAATAAATAAATACTATGATTATATTTAAAATAATTAAAAAACTGTATCAAATAAAAAAAATTATGAAAAATATAACGAAAATAAGTTATAATAATAGATGGAAATAAAATTAAACTAGAAGAAAAAATCACCGGAACTACCCCAGCCATATTTAATTTCAAAGGTAAATAACTATTATGTGCAGAATGCATACGTTGACCTTGTTGACGGCGAGCATAGCATACAGTAATTTTACGCTGACTTTTCTCTATAAATACTACAATAAAAACAACAAAGATCATTATAAAAGCAATTAATAATATATATAAAAAATTAAACTGATTAATTTTCATAACTTTTAATGTTTGTATAGCTGAAGATGGTAAACTAGAAACTATTCCTGAAAAAATAATCAAAGAAACACCATTACCTAAACCTTTTTCAGTTATAAATTCTCCCAGCCACATTAAAAACATTGTACCAGTAACTAAACTTATAACGGAAATAACATAAAAATAACGATCAGCACAAATGACAAGATTATTCATTCCAGGAAGAAAGGGTAATCCAGAAACTACACTAATAGACTGAATTATTGATAATAATAAAGTTACATATTTAGTATATTGATTAATTTTTTTTCTTCCCAGTTCTCCTTCTTTTTTTAAATGCTTTAAATGCGGAACTAAAAATGTTAACAACTGAATTATTATAGAAGAAGAAATATAAGGCATAACACCTAATGCAAATATTGATGCTCTATTTAAAGAACCGCCGGAAAACATATTAAATATTGTTAATAAAGAACTATTTTTATGAAAAAAAAATTGTTCTAAAACATTGATATCAATACCTGGGATAGGAATAAAAGAACCTATACGAAATATTATAATTGCCATAAAAACAAGAATAATTCTTTTTTTTAGATTATATAATGTAGACATAATGTATTTTCTATTAATAAAAAATGGTTTAATAGTATTATTATATATTTAATTATTAATTTTTCCTCCTGCTGACTCAATACATAAACGAGCTCCTTTAGTAACAAATAGACCAGAAACTACAATAGGCCTGTTAATGTTACCTACTTTAATAATTTTAACATATTTAATATTTTTTTTAATTAAATTTGTTTTTTTTAAAACAGATAAATCTATAACTGAAATATCAGATAAATTATCTAATTCAAATAATCTGATTTCATCAACAAATATTTTTTTTTTAGAAACAAAACCAAATTTTGGAATTCTTCTATATAATGGTGTTTGACCCCCTTCAAAACCTTTACGAATTTTTCCACCAGATCTTGATGTTTGACCTTTATGTCCTCTTCCTCCGGTTTTTCCTAAACCAGAACCAATACCTCTACATATACGTTTTCTTTTTCTATTTTTATATATAGAATTAGATATAGTATTTAAATACATAATTTATTTCCTTCTTTTATATTTATCATATAAAAAACCTGGTTTATCATACCTCTAATAGCAGCAGTATCTTCTCTTTCTACAGTATCACCGACATAACGTAAACCTAATCCTTTCATAGTTGCAATATGTTTCGGCAAGCGACCAATTTGACTTTTTATCTGTGTTATAACAATCGTTTTCATAAGGATTAATACACCATATATTTAAAATTTAGTAATAGATTTACCTAATTTTTTTTCAATCATCTCAGGTGATCTAATTTTTTTTAAACCATCTATAGTTGCACGTACTACATTAATTGGATTAGTAGATCCATAAATCTTAGCTAAAATATTATGAATACCTACAACTTCTAATATTAATCTCATTGCACCTCCAGCAATAATACCTGTACCTGCAGAAGCAGGTTTCATAAATATTTTAGAGCCAGTATGTGAACCATATACAGAATGTTGTATAGTATGTTTAAATAAAGGGATAGAGATCATATTCTTACGTGCTTTTTCCATAGCTTTCTGAATAGCTGAAGGTACTTCCCTCGCTTTTCCATATCCAAATCCCACTTTTCCATTACCATTACCTACTACTGTTAAAGCAGTAAAAGAAAAAATTCTTCCACCTTTTACTGTTTTTGAAACCCTATTTACAGAAATTAATTTTTCTTTTAATTCTGTTGATAATTTTTTATCAAAATGCATATATACTATCCTTTTTATTAAAAAACTAAACCAGTAATACGCGCTGATTCAGCTAACTCTTTTATCCTACCATGATATTTAAAACCAGAACGATCAAAAGAAATTGTTTTTATTCCCTTTTTTAAAGCTCTTTGAGCAATTAACTCTCCTATTAATTTTGCGGAAACTTTATTACCGGTATATATATTTTGTATTTTTAACTTTTTAAATTCTAAAGTAGATGCACAAACAGCAATAATAGAAGTATTATATGAAATAATTTGTGCATAAATATGTCTTGAAGTACGATGTACAACTAAACGAAAAGAACAATTACTTTGTATTTTTTTTCGTATTTTTGTATAACGTCTAATACGAGAATATTTTTTATTTATCTTTCCTTTCATATTACTTCTTTTTAGCCTCTTTAATACGAACTACTTCATTTAAATAACGAATACCCTTTCCTTTATATGGTTCAGGAATACGATAGGATCGTATATTTGCTGCTACTTGTCCTACAAGTTGTTTATCTATTCCCGTTAAAACAATTTCATTTTGAGGCAATAATACTACTTTTATTGAAGGTGGAAGTTTATAAAAAATAGGATGTGAAAAACCTAAATATAATTTTAAAATATTATTTTTTTCTATTGTAGCACGATAACCAATACCAAATAAATTTAATTGTTTTTTAAAACCAATAGTCACACCTATAATCATCATATAAACTAACGAACGATAGGTACCAGCTTGCATCCAGCCATATGATTCAGAAGAGTGATCGTGTGAAAAAAATAAACAATCATTTTTCTGAACAACTTTTACGCATATATTCATTATACGTTTCAATGAACCTAACGGCCCACTAACTAAAATTTCCAAATTATTTAAAATAATAGTTACATTTTTAGGGATAACAATAGGTGATTTTGCTACACGAGACATTTTTTAAATTCCTTTATTGATATAAATTAATAATATTAATTTACGTAACATATAATTTCTCCGCCTAACCCTTTCTCTTTTGCAATACGATTAGTCATTACTCCTCGTGAAGTAGAAATAATAGCAATACCTAAATTATTCATTACTACAGGTAAATTATATTTATTACAATACTTACGTAAACCTGGACGACTTACTCTAGAAATACGTTCAATAACAGATTTTCCGTTATAATATTTTAAAAAAATCTTTAATTCTGAATTATTATTTTTCTTTATTATATAATTATAAATATATCCTTCATATTTTAATACCCTTATAATATTTTTTTTTATTTTAGAAAACGGTACTGTTATAAAAATTTTGTTTGAATTTTGACCGTTACGAATACAAGTTAACATATCTGATATTGGATCTTGCATACTCATTACAATGCTCCTATTAATAAATAACCAAAAATAATTAAAAAATAATTCATTACCAACTAGCTTTAGTTAAACCTGGTATTTCTCCTCTCATAGCCGATTCACGTAATTTCATACGACTTAATCCAAATTTTCTTAAAAAAGCATGTGGACGTCCGGTTTGTCGACAACGATTACGTTGTCGAGAAGGACTCGAATCTCTAGGTAAAGATTGTAGCTTTAACATAGCATTCCAGCGATCTTTATCTAAAGAATTCTTAGATTTAATAATATTTTTTAATTTAGATCGTATAGCATAGTATTTCACTGCTAACTTAGTTCTTTTAATTTCTCTTGCTTTCATAGATTGCTTAGCCATATAATTTTACCGTTATAATTTTATTTTTGAAAAGGAAAGTTAAAAGCAGAAAGCAAAGATTCAGCTTCCAGATTAGATTTAGCATTAGTTGTAATTGTAATATTCATACCTCTAATAGAGTCAATTTTCTCATAATTAATTTCAGGAAAAATAATTTGTTCACGAATACCTAAACTATAATTACCTTGTCCATCAAATGACTTACGAGACATACCTCTAAAATCGCGTATGCGAGGTATTGCAATAGTAATTAGTTTATCAAAAAAATCCCATTTTCTCCTACCTCGTAAAGTAACTTTACATCCTACTGGATATCCTTTACGAATTTTAAAATTTGCAATAGATTTTTTAGCAACAGTAATGATTGGTTTTTGACCAGAAATTTGAGTTAAATCATTTACCGCATAATCTAATATTTTTTTATCTGTAACTGATTTTCCTACACCCATATTTAAAGTAATTTTTTTAATTTTAGGGACAGCCATTACTGTAGAATAATGAAATTGATTCATTAATTTTGGAATAATATCAGTAATATAAAAATTTTGTAATCTGCACATAGTGTATATACCTAGATCTAGTTAAAATAATTCCCGGTTAGATTTATATCGACGCATTTTTTTTCCCGAAGAAAAAAAAAATTCTACTTTGTCTGCTTTATTAATTTTTTTATTAAAAATAGATAAATTAGAAAGATGAATAGTAGATTCTTTCAAAATAATACCACCCATCTGTTTTTTTTCTGGTATAGATTTTTGATGTTTTTTAACCATGTTGATCCCACTAACAATTGCTATATTAGTATCACGATAAACTTTTTTTACTATACCTGTTTTACCTTTATCTTTTCCAGTTAAAACAATCACTAAATCATTAGAACGTATTTTCGAAGCCATTCTTAATTTCCTTTTTATAAAACTTCTGGTGCTAAAGAAATAATTTTCATAAATGATTCTGTTCTTAATTCTCGTGTTACAGGGCCAAATATACGCGTCCCTATAGGCTGACCTGTAGTATCATTTAAAATAACACATGCATTATTATCAAAACAAAGCATAGATCCATCTGATCTACGAATACCTTTTTTAGTACGAACAATTACTGCTTTCATAACATCACCTTTCTTAACTTTACTTCGAGGAATTGCTTCTTTTACAGCTACTTTTATTATATCACCAATATAAGCATAACGCCGACGAGAACCACCCAAAACTTTTATACACATAACTAAACGTGCACCAGAATTATCGGCAACATGTAAAATTGTTTGTACTTGAATCATAATATACAACCTTTAAATGTTATAATTATTTAATAAAATATTTAAAATATAAATAGTATGAATTACTACTCAATTAATAGAAGACATGAAACTTAACCATAAATGCAATTGTCATGCCTTCCGGTTATAAAATAAAAAACTTTTAAATTATAGCTTTGTCTAAGATTTTTAATAAAATCCAAGATTTTGTTTTAGATATAGGTCGACATTCACAAATCTCTACTAAATCACCAATATTACAAATATTTTTCTCATCATGCACACATAATTTAGTTCTTTTTTTTATAAATTTTCCGTAAATAGAATGTTTAATTCTGCGATTTACAACAATAATAATAGATTTTTGCATCTTATTACTAATGACACGACCTTGTAAAATATTTTTTTTCTGATTCATAATTTATTATTGATCCGATCCATTAATAGAGTTTTAATACGTGCAATATCTTTTCTTACTTTTCGAATTAAATGTGTCTTTTTTAACTTTCCCGAAGCTAATTGAAGTCGAATATTAAATTGTTCTTTTAATAATCCTAATAATTTTTCTTCTAAATCTTTTTGTAAAATATTTTTTTCTATTATCATATTCATAATTACATTACCGTTTTAGATACAAAAATAG
The window above is part of the Buchnera aphidicola (Cinara piceae) genome. Proteins encoded here:
- the secY gene encoding preprotein translocase subunit SecY, whose protein sequence is MSTLYNLKKRIILVFMAIIIFRIGSFIPIPGIDINVLEQFFFHKNSSLLTIFNMFSGGSLNRASIFALGVMPYISSSIIIQLLTFLVPHLKHLKKEGELGRKKINQYTKYVTLLLSIIQSISVVSGLPFLPGMNNLVICADRYFYVISVISLVTGTMFLMWLGEFITEKGLGNGVSLIIFSGIVSSLPSSAIQTLKVMKINQFNFLYILLIAFIMIFVVFIVVFIEKSQRKITVCYARRQQGQRMHSAHNSYLPLKLNMAGVVPVIFSSSLILFPSIIITYFRYIFHNFFYLIQFFNYFKYNHSIYLLINITLIIFFCFFYTSIIFDVRDTAINLKKSSAFIPGIRPGIRTSQYIKKIVLKLTTIGSIYTVFICLIPDIMQVYLKVPFYFGGTSLLIVVVVLIEFIIQIQTLMMSTKYKKILKKANLYLKS
- the rplO gene encoding 50S ribosomal protein L15 yields the protein MYLNTISNSIYKNRKRKRICRGIGSGLGKTGGRGHKGQTSRSGGKIRKGFEGGQTPLYRRIPKFGFVSKKKIFVDEIRLFELDNLSDISVIDLSVLKKTNLIKKNIKYVKIIKVGNINRPIVVSGLFVTKGARLCIESAGGKINN
- the rpmD gene encoding 50S ribosomal protein L30, encoding MKTIVITQIKSQIGRLPKHIATMKGLGLRYVGDTVEREDTAAIRGMINQVFYMINIKEGNKLCI
- the rpsE gene encoding 30S ribosomal protein S5, whose product is MHFDKKLSTELKEKLISVNRVSKTVKGGRIFSFTALTVVGNGNGKVGFGYGKAREVPSAIQKAMEKARKNMISIPLFKHTIQHSVYGSHTGSKIFMKPASAGTGIIAGGAMRLILEVVGIHNILAKIYGSTNPINVVRATIDGLKKIRSPEMIEKKLGKSITKF
- the rplR gene encoding 50S ribosomal protein L18; its protein translation is MKGKINKKYSRIRRYTKIRKKIQSNCSFRLVVHRTSRHIYAQIISYNTSIIAVCASTLEFKKLKIQNIYTGNKVSAKLIGELIAQRALKKGIKTISFDRSGFKYHGRIKELAESARITGLVF
- the rplF gene encoding 50S ribosomal protein L6, with the translated sequence MSRVAKSPIVIPKNVTIILNNLEILVSGPLGSLKRIMNICVKVVQKNDCLFFSHDHSSESYGWMQAGTYRSLVYMMIIGVTIGFKKQLNLFGIGYRATIEKNNILKLYLGFSHPIFYKLPPSIKVVLLPQNEIVLTGIDKQLVGQVAANIRSYRIPEPYKGKGIRYLNEVVRIKEAKKK
- the rpsH gene encoding 30S ribosomal protein S8, with the protein product MSMQDPISDMLTCIRNGQNSNKIFITVPFSKIKKNIIRVLKYEGYIYNYIIKKNNNSELKIFLKYYNGKSVIERISRVSRPGLRKYCNKYNLPVVMNNLGIAIISTSRGVMTNRIAKEKGLGGEIICYVN
- the rpsN gene encoding 30S ribosomal protein S14 → MAKQSMKAREIKRTKLAVKYYAIRSKLKNIIKSKNSLDKDRWNAMLKLQSLPRDSSPSRQRNRCRQTGRPHAFLRKFGLSRMKLRESAMRGEIPGLTKASW
- the rplE gene encoding 50S ribosomal protein L5, which gives rise to MCRLQNFYITDIIPKLMNQFHYSTVMAVPKIKKITLNMGVGKSVTDKKILDYAVNDLTQISGQKPIITVAKKSIANFKIRKGYPVGCKVTLRGRRKWDFFDKLITIAIPRIRDFRGMSRKSFDGQGNYSLGIREQIIFPEINYEKIDSIRGMNITITTNAKSNLEAESLLSAFNFPFQK
- the rplX gene encoding 50S ribosomal protein L24, producing MASKIRSNDLVIVLTGKDKGKTGIVKKVYRDTNIAIVSGINMVKKHQKSIPEKKQMGGIILKESTIHLSNLSIFNKKINKADKVEFFFSSGKKMRRYKSNRELF
- the rplN gene encoding 50S ribosomal protein L14 → MIQVQTILHVADNSGARLVMCIKVLGGSRRRYAYIGDIIKVAVKEAIPRSKVKKGDVMKAVIVRTKKGIRRSDGSMLCFDNNACVILNDTTGQPIGTRIFGPVTRELRTESFMKIISLAPEVL
- the rpsQ gene encoding 30S ribosomal protein S17 produces the protein MNQKKNILQGRVISNKMQKSIIIVVNRRIKHSIYGKFIKKRTKLCVHDEKNICNIGDLVEICECRPISKTKSWILLKILDKAII
- the rpmC gene encoding 50S ribosomal protein L29 — protein: MNMIIEKNILQKDLEEKLLGLLKEQFNIRLQLASGKLKKTHLIRKVRKDIARIKTLLMDRINNKL